The segment CCCGCGGAGGCGACGTCGGTTGCGATTGGTTGACCAGCGGGTTAGCGAATCGGCGGGCCGGTCGGGATCTGGCTCATCCGGTAGACCGGGTTGTTGGGGGCGAGCTGCGCGGCTCGTTGGAACTGCTCGTTCGCTTCGATCACTTCCCCTTCAATCTCAAGAGCGACCCCTAACAGGTGACGCGTTTGGGCGTCCGCCGGTTCGAGTTCTACCAAGCGACGATAATAGGCGATCGCATCGGCGCCACGATCTTCGGCCAGCGCGACTTCGGCCGCCATGCGGAGCGCTGGAATCGAGTCTGGGCGGAGCGCCAGCGACTCTTCGACCAGCGGCCGACATTTGGCAGTTTCGCCGGAGGCGAAGTGGGCCTGGGCCGCTTTGAGGCGTGTGTCGGCTTGTCGCTGCGAAATGGATTCGGCCATTTCGGCTTTACGCTCTTCGATGTCGCGACCGGGATGCAACAGCGGCTCGCTCCAACTCGGCAGGTGAGAGCAGCCGACGGCGCCGGAAAATGCGAAGGCGAGAAGGCAAAATCGGCGGATCATCGGTTCACCTGCGGCGTTTGGGGCGCGGGAGCGAAGTGTTGCGGCGTGACTACCGGCGCCGGGGCGAACTCTTGCGGCCCGGCTTCAGGACCCGGACCGAACTCGGGCGGCGGCATCATCATCGGCGGCGGCGTCTGCACTTGCTCGATGTGCCAAGGGGAGACCTCGGGAAGGTGCGGCGGACTTGGGGGAACCCATCCTTCGCGGAGATGGGTGACGACGGAGCGATCTCCCAATCCCGATTGTTGCGTGATCACGTTACGCAGTTCGGCCGCCTCCAGGCTGCTGGTATCAAAGTGAATCGCCAGGTTGCAGTAGCGGAGCGCCGAGTAAGCGTCGCCGGTGGCCCAAGCGGCGGTCGCCATGCGATAGTACTTGCGTCCCAGGTAGCGTTTGCCGAGCGGCGACATTTTGTCGGCCAGGTTTTCATGCTGTTGTTCGAAGACTCCCTGCAACACTTCGCCGTCGCTGGGGATGTGGGCGGCGTCGACAATCCGCGGCGTCAGCAGCACGATAAGTTCGTCGCGCGAGGTCTCTTCCTGTTTTTGACGAAACGCCGGACCGATCAGAGGAATGCTGCCGAGATACGGAATCTGCGACCCGTTGCGACGGAGATCGCTCTTGATCAAACCGCCGATGATGATCGTGCGGCCGTCGGGACAAATGACGTTGGTCGTCACTTGCGTCACTACCTTGTTGGGCAACGTGATCTGGTTTTCGACTTTGACGTCCCCGTCGGAGATTTCGGGATGGACTTCCAAGCGAATCATCCCGTCGTCGGTGATGAACGGACGGAGACGAAGTTGCGTACCGATTTCGAGGAATTCGACCGATTGGGTCGACGCCGTTTCGGTGACGGTCGTGCTGATGTAACCTTTTTGTTCGCCGATCAGGATCTCGGCCCGCTGCTTGTTCAAAACGAGCAACTGCGGCGAAGCGATGACGCTGGTGTCGCCGAACGTTTCGAGGGCGTCGATGAAAACGGCCAGGCTCGAATCGAGGAAGCCGAACTTCAAACCGCCGTCGGTCAGTTTCAGGTTGTCGAGCGCCGAGAGCGGAAAGCCCGAGACGAGGCGAACCGTGTTCTTGTCGCGGAGCGCTTCAAAGTTGACGCCGATGTCGACGCCGTCATCGAGTTTCACCGAGAGGATGGTCGCTTCGATCGCCACTTGCAGCGGACGTCGATCGAGCTCGCGGACCGCCTGATCGATTTCGACCAACTTATGTTCGTAGTCGCGGACGATGACCGCTTCGGTGCCGGCGAAATCGTCGCCGCCGGCGGTGTTGCTGTTGGCGGCGATGCCGATCTGGGCGGCGGTCGAAACGCTGATCACGCCCACTTCCGGCGTGAGGAGCGGAGTAAGCAGGGTTTGCAGGTCGACGGCGCGAATGTAGTTAGGGCGATAGATGCGGGTCTGAACCCGGTCCCCCATGTTGTTCATCGCGTGTAGTTCAGCCGGCGTGCCGACGTAGATGAAGCCGCTCTCTTCCAACGTGATGTAGCCGGTCGAACGGAGAATTGCGTTCAGCGCGGTCCGCACGTCCACCTTCGTCAGCGACGCCGAGACGGTGCCGCGAACGTTGTTGGTCGGCAGGATGTTCAGGTTCCCCTGCTCGCTCAGCATTTCCAGCACTTCGCGAATGTCGGTGTCCTGGATGACGATCGTCAGGCCGTCGTCCCCTTCCCCGCGAATGATGCGGGGGCCGGTCGGCAGCGGATTCGGTTCGGGGAGTTCGCTCGGCGTCGGCTGGGCGTTGGCCAGCGGATCCAAGGCTCCGGGAGCGGCGCCGGCGACCGGCGGCGGAGCGAAGAGCCCGCCGTTCATCGGAGCGGCAGGGTTGGCCGGATTGACCAGCGGGTTCGCCGCGTTGTTGTCTTTTTGAGCGTTGATGCTGGACTGCGCGACGTCGCGGATCGAGTCGATCGCCTTGGTGAAGAACTGCATGTTCTCGTTCTGGCGATCGTTGGCCGCTTCGATCGACTTCTTCAGGCTTTCGATATCGACGTCTTGGGTGACGGCCGGAGCGTAAGCGGCGATGGCCGGAGCGTTTGCGAGGGGCGAAGTCGGCGCAGCGGCGATCGGCGAAGCGGAATCAGCGGCGTCTGCGACCGGCGGAAGCGCGAAGAGGGAACTGTCGAGCAGGTCGTCCGAATAATGAACCAGACCGATCGCCGCAGCGACGCCAGCGATGGCGCACAGAACGAAGACCGTCGTTCGGATTAAGAATTGCATTCGACTTCCATGTCGTTAGGAAAGTGACTTCCCGCGTTACGGTTGCAGCGTTCCCTGCCGCAACACCAACGTTTTGTCCGATTCGTTCACGTCGTAGGTTTTCAGGTGGAGATCAAACGTCTCCCCGTCGCGAGCGAGGATCACGCCGTTCGGTTCAATCGCGCTAATCACGAAACTGACCCCTTGGGCCGTCTGCACCACGTCTCCCACTTCGTAGTTCGCCTGGTTGATCCGCGCGATTGCTCGCGTGCGGCCGACAATCACCGAGCGAACAAACAAGTCGTCCGGCGTCGGTTTCACTTCTGCAACCGGCGCCGCGACGTTCTCTTTCGGATCTTCCGCAGCGGCGACTTGGATCTTACGGAACGGGTCGAGGCTCCCCTTCGGAAGTTCGGCCGACTTCATCCGAGGATTCTCTTTCATCCGCTTCGACCAGGTCCGCCAATTCATCTCGTTCCCGGCGCTGGACGCCTGCGGTTGCGGCGTCGCGGCCAACGGCTGCTCGATCGCGACGTCGCTTGGGGCCGGTCTCGATTTGCTGGCCGGCAGCCACTTTTTCACCAGCGGCGCCCAAAACCAAAGCGCGACCAAAAACAGTCCGGCAAGCACCGCCGCCTTCTGCGGGCTCTTCTGGACCTCTTTCTTGATGCGAGCAACCAGGGATTGCGATTTCATGGTCTCTACGAAACGTTTCCGCTCCGTCTTTCTATGTATCGGACGCTGATAGCGTCGAGCTAACCGGATTTGCCGTCAAAATCGACAAAAAACTCCAAGGTTAGCTCGCATTGCAGGGTGTCTTCGTTTGGTGCTAGCGGTGAGAGTTCGATGCTTCTCACCCAAAGGACGTAGGGAAGCTCTTCGAATCGCTTCAGCATCTCATGGATCTGGGCGAACTTGGCTTGGCAGCCGATCTGAACAGGCTGGGCGACCAAGCTGGCATGGCGTTGCTCGGGCATCGGAACAAGGCTCAACTTTTCGGCGCCAGCGGCGCGAGCTTGCGCCGTCAGCAAGTGGTAAACGCGTCCGGCGTCGATATCTTTTTCCGAGACCGCATGCCACGGGGCGAGAAACTCTTCGACCTGATCGACCTCTTCGCCGACTGCCTTCAATTGGGCGTCGAGGGCCGCTTCCGAGTCAATCGTCGTCTGCATCAGGTTGATCTCGTCGCGCAGCGCTGAAATGTGCTGCTGACGCGGCAGATAGACGAACGCGGCGTACGCCACGGCGACGCTGCCCAGCAGGACGACGTACTTCCACTTGGCGGTCTGCGGTTTTTTCGGAGCTTTTGCGGATTCGGCCATGTCCCTTGCTTTCCCTATCGCGAGGCGGTCGTCGCAGCAGGAACCGCATCGGCTCCCGGCGGCGGAGTCAGGACGACTTGCAGTTGAAATTCGGAACGTCCCGAGTCGTCTCCATGGGCGACCGGTTCGACCGATTCGATAATCGCGCGTTGGATCAGCGGGTGATCGTTGAGCTTCACGAGATACTCGTAAAGTTCTGAGACCTCCATCACGTCTCCATCGACGTCGATCTTGGCGGTCCGAGCCTTGCGTTCCGAGCGAAAGAACTCGAAGTCGCGCAAGGTAGGCGCCTTCGCCGTGGCGTTGGCCTCCTCTTCCTCTTCGCGACGTCGCGCGACCGACGCGATCTCTTGATACATTTTCAATTCGCGGAACGACAGCGACTCAGGCGTCGGCGCCGTGATGCAGACCAAGAGTTGCGTCGCCGGCCAATGGCTGCGGAGCGCGGCGTACAACTGCGCTTCGTTCCGATGTTCGGTTAGTTTCGACTGGAGCGTCACCAACTGATCCCGTTTGGCGACTGCGGCCAGGTATTGGGCTTCCAAGCGGTTGCGATGCGCCTTCAGCTGATGCTGTATGCCAAGTTGCAGCAGCGCCGCGACGGCCAGTAGCACGCCGATTCCCGCCGCGCCGACCCAACGATAGACGTTGGCTCGCCGACGGTTTCGCCGATCGCGGAATTTCTTCGGTAGGAAGTCGATGTCTTGCATGGTCGTATCCTGGCGGCGCCGTTACGTGGCTCGCAGAGCGAGTCCGACGGCGACGTCCCAGATGCTGCGCCGGGTGATTTGTTGCGTTTCGTCGTAGACGCGAAGCGGGTCGCCCAGCTCCGTGTCGAGCGACAGTCGTTTGCCGAGCGTTTCGGCCAATTGTTCGTTCGCTTCGCCGCCCGACAGAACCAGTCGGACCAGCGGCTTGCCGCGGAAGGTGACGCTGTGGTAGCGGACGCACATCGAAAGCTCGGTCAGCAGCTTCTCGACGATTGGCCGCATCGCTTCGGCCAAACTACGAGCGATTTCGGGGTCTTGTTGCGTGCGGCGGCGATCGCCGTTGTGCTTGCGGAGGTCGGCCGCTTGCTGGGCCGACATGTCGAGCCGCTTTTCGACCGCTTCGTCAAACTGACGCCCGCCGAGGTCGAGGTATTTGATGAACAGGATCTTGTCCCCTTCGGCGATCACGACGACGGTCGTGGTGTTGCCGATATGGACGTAGAGAACGCGATCGGTAGCGTCCGACTCGCGGCGATATTGATTGCAGTAGCTGCGCAAAATGGCGGCCGGTTCGACGTCGACGGCCAACGGACGAAGGCCGACCGCTTCGATCGTTTCCAGGCGTTGCTCGAGCGTCGGACGATGGCAGGCCATCACCACCACCTCTTGAGCGGCGACGTCTCCCTGGCGGACGTCGCAAGTGGCGAAATGGCGGATCTCGGCGTCGGTCACCGAGTAAGGAATGCGTCCCGCCGCTTCCTGCTGGACAAGCAGTTCGAGCGGCTTCGTTTCGCTTTTGGGAATGCGGATGTTTTGCAGGAACAGATCGCGTCGGCCCAAGCATACGACCGCGTCTTTGCCGCGAAACCGTCGCCCTTCCAGGCAATGGTGCAGCGCGGCTTGCAGCTTTTCGCCGCTCGGTACGCTATCAGATCCGCTGGGCAGGTCATACGTGGCGTATTCGTGCAGCGTCTTTCGATCGGCGCTGAATTGCACCATCTTGATCGAGCGCGAGCCGACGTCGACGCCGATCGGACCAGTCGAATTGAAGGGGAGGCGAATCATGCGAGCTAACGAAGGCGATTCCGGAAGCGTTCCGCCGCCGGTCGGCCGCTCTCGTGCGGTCGTTAGCTGGCGGGAATGTCCGGAGGGGTTTGCGTAGGATCTTCCAACGTGGCGACGCCCGTAATCGGATGAATCCGTACGGCCGCGTATTTGGAATCTACGCCACTCCCTGCGCGCAGCCAAATGATTGTCGGCTTTGTCGCGGTAGTTTCTCCCAGAGGACCGAATTCGACGAAGGTCGTACGAGTATCGGTATTGCCGGTTACGACGGCTCCAAGGATCGTAACGCTTACGCCGACGTGCGGCAGGTCGGAAAGAGAGGTGACCTGCTGTTTGCGATTCGCTTCGTTGTTATGAAACGGCGAGCGGGGCAACGTATCAAGCGTCGCGTTCGTGCCGACATGGGTCAGCGTGTAGGTGTTGGCCGCATCGTCAAACGTAATTCGATAGGTTGATCCGTTGGCGATCGCCAGGCTGCGTGCGTAGTCGAGATCCGAGACGACGATCTCACCGCACCCTCGTAGCTGTTGATCAAAGGTCGGCGCAAGCTGCGGCAGCACGACTGCGGTGACGATGCTTATCAGCGCCACCACCAGCAGTAGTTCAATCAGCGTAAAGCCGCGCTTAAGAGCCGTCGAGCGCATCGATCTACTTCTCCGCCAATTCCACTTTCAACTTGCCGCTGCGGAGAATCGCGTTTTGCTCTTTCAGCAGTTGATTCGATTCCTTCAGCAGTTGGATCATCTGTTCGCGCTGCGCGACGGCGTTGGCGAACGGCATGTTTGCGGCCGGCGCTTGGGCCTGCGATTGCCACGCAACCATTCCCACGATCGCCAGCGCGTTCAGGCCGAGCAGTGCGAACCAGCGTTTTTCGTTGTTCATCGGACGTAAACTCCCATAGTCGTTCGGTTTAGCCAGCGCCATTTTCGCTGCGGCGCACATATTCCCAAGCGAGACCCTCGTCGGTTGGATCCGCTACGTATATCGGTTGCGATAAATCCGGCCAATAGTAGCTTCTCGCCTCGGCCGGGGGGGCGATCGACAAATTGTCGTTCGGCTGCAGCCCTCGTTGTTCGGCCAGCCACTGCGGAAAGTAGTCGTCGGCGTCGCCGCCGGTCGCCGCAATGAACTGCGAGAGTTGATTGCCCCAGTCGCCCGAATAGGCGTCCCAAGCGGCTCGCGTTCCGATCGTCGCTTGTTGAGCGTGGAGCATGCCGGTCAGCGCGAATTTCGCGTCGTCGGCGCCCGCTTGAACTTCAAATGCGTTGCTGGCGATGACGGCGCCCTCGATCGTAGCTTGGGCGTCGTTGATAAAGACGTCGTCGCGGCCATAGATCGCCGGCAGCTCCCAGGTACCCGTTTCGTGGATCAAGGCCGGCAGGGTCGGCGCCTTCAATTGGACGTTGTCGCCGCTGATGGTCAGGTCGATGCCGTCCCCCGGCGTGATGCACATACCCTCGAACTTAATGTTGCTGCCGAAGGTGGTGTTCCCGGTCAGACGGACGACTCCCAGCGGATTGTCGGTCATGCTAGGAGCGTACGAGCGATTGCTGACGGTCCCGCTGACGGCCGGAACCGTGTAAGCCTTGCCGCCGGGATAAAGTTGGTACGTGGTCGCCGCCGCGGTGATCTCGGTCGGCGTCGTTATGTTGAAGGTTGCAAAGTTGACGCTCAGGCCAAGCATCCGCGCCAAGGTGAGCCAACCGGCGTACGCGTTCGTCGACTGGTTCAAACGAACGCTCCCTTTTAGCGGGCGAGCGTCGCCCAGGCCGGCGGTA is part of the Blastopirellula sediminis genome and harbors:
- a CDS encoding type II secretion system protein GspD produces the protein MQFLIRTTVFVLCAIAGVAAAIGLVHYSDDLLDSSLFALPPVADAADSASPIAAAPTSPLANAPAIAAYAPAVTQDVDIESLKKSIEAANDRQNENMQFFTKAIDSIRDVAQSSINAQKDNNAANPLVNPANPAAPMNGGLFAPPPVAGAAPGALDPLANAQPTPSELPEPNPLPTGPRIIRGEGDDGLTIVIQDTDIREVLEMLSEQGNLNILPTNNVRGTVSASLTKVDVRTALNAILRSTGYITLEESGFIYVGTPAELHAMNNMGDRVQTRIYRPNYIRAVDLQTLLTPLLTPEVGVISVSTAAQIGIAANSNTAGGDDFAGTEAVIVRDYEHKLVEIDQAVRELDRRPLQVAIEATILSVKLDDGVDIGVNFEALRDKNTVRLVSGFPLSALDNLKLTDGGLKFGFLDSSLAVFIDALETFGDTSVIASPQLLVLNKQRAEILIGEQKGYISTTVTETASTQSVEFLEIGTQLRLRPFITDDGMIRLEVHPEISDGDVKVENQITLPNKVVTQVTTNVICPDGRTIIIGGLIKSDLRRNGSQIPYLGSIPLIGPAFRQKQEETSRDELIVLLTPRIVDAAHIPSDGEVLQGVFEQQHENLADKMSPLGKRYLGRKYYRMATAAWATGDAYSALRYCNLAIHFDTSSLEAAELRNVITQQSGLGDRSVVTHLREGWVPPSPPHLPEVSPWHIEQVQTPPPMMMPPPEFGPGPEAGPQEFAPAPVVTPQHFAPAPQTPQVNR
- the pilO gene encoding type 4a pilus biogenesis protein PilO, whose product is MAESAKAPKKPQTAKWKYVVLLGSVAVAYAAFVYLPRQQHISALRDEINLMQTTIDSEAALDAQLKAVGEEVDQVEEFLAPWHAVSEKDIDAGRVYHLLTAQARAAGAEKLSLVPMPEQRHASLVAQPVQIGCQAKFAQIHEMLKRFEELPYVLWVRSIELSPLAPNEDTLQCELTLEFFVDFDGKSG
- the pilM gene encoding type IV pilus assembly protein PilM, which translates into the protein MIRLPFNSTGPIGVDVGSRSIKMVQFSADRKTLHEYATYDLPSGSDSVPSGEKLQAALHHCLEGRRFRGKDAVVCLGRRDLFLQNIRIPKSETKPLELLVQQEAAGRIPYSVTDAEIRHFATCDVRQGDVAAQEVVVMACHRPTLEQRLETIEAVGLRPLAVDVEPAAILRSYCNQYRRESDATDRVLYVHIGNTTTVVVIAEGDKILFIKYLDLGGRQFDEAVEKRLDMSAQQAADLRKHNGDRRRTQQDPEIARSLAEAMRPIVEKLLTELSMCVRYHSVTFRGKPLVRLVLSGGEANEQLAETLGKRLSLDTELGDPLRVYDETQQITRRSIWDVAVGLALRAT
- a CDS encoding pilus assembly FimT family protein, coding for MRSTALKRGFTLIELLLVVALISIVTAVVLPQLAPTFDQQLRGCGEIVVSDLDYARSLAIANGSTYRITFDDAANTYTLTHVGTNATLDTLPRSPFHNNEANRKQQVTSLSDLPHVGVSVTILGAVVTGNTDTRTTFVEFGPLGETTATKPTIIWLRAGSGVDSKYAAVRIHPITGVATLEDPTQTPPDIPAS